The following is a genomic window from Desulfitobacterium chlororespirans DSM 11544.
CCGGGGAACGGTCGTTTCTTTCGGACAGATGCCGATAAAGGACAATAAAAGGACCGAGGCCGCCGCCTCGGTTTCTTATCCTATAGAGTACAGGGCAATATGATAATGGTAAGGCTAAAACGCCGGAGAAGTATTACTCCAGAATGGATTCGATAAAAAGGGTCCGTTCCTCGACGAGATTGTATTCTTTTGCTTGAACACGGGAGAGGGTTTGATCGGCTACCAAAACCCTGATGATGGGACGCATCGGCAGACTCTTATTTTGATCAACGACAATACCTGTTTCTCCGGTACTCAGTTTAACGGTACAGCCTGTAGGATACGCGGCAATATGCTTAAGAAAAGTAATCACGAGATTCTTAGGGAAAAACTTTTCAGCACTGCCCATAAGAATTTCGCAGGCCTCATAAGGCGGGATGTGGGTATGTCCTGGACCGTCATTCACTAAATTATCATAGAAATTAGCAATGCCGACAATCTGAGCCCACTGGTGAATGGCGTCTCCCTCGAGCTTACGAGGATAGCCGTTGCCATTGAGACGCTCATGGTGCTGGAAAGCAATATGGGCACTCAACAAATTCAGCTCCCGTTTTGTTCGGAGGATATCGAAACCGTGATTGGTGTGAGTTTGGTAAAGAGCTGCTTCCTTGGGAGTAAAGGGTTCTCGCTTGCTTAAGAGCTTCTTGGGCAATTTCACAGTGCCAATATCATGGAACAAGGCACCGATGGCCAGCCCTTCAAGATTTTCCCGATCCAGGCCCAGGGCCTTACCCAGTACGATGGAGAGAACGCAAACATTGACGGAATGGGCAAAAATCTGATTATCGTAAGTTCTCATATCCGTTAAGCCGATGAAGATATCCTTTTGGAAAAGGATATCCTGAATAATATTGTCAATGTTCTTCTTTACATTAAAACCGTCAAAATCTTTTCCTACTTTCACAGCCTGCACAGCATTATCCAGGGAGGCCATGGCCTCCCGCCGGTGCTCCTCAGAGATAATATCCTCTACGATGATATCCTTGCTTACCTCATCGTCAATATAGAGAATGTTGATGCCAAGGGTTTTTAAACGGTCTATATAGGATTTGGTCAGAGCCATCCCTTTCCCCAGGAGTACACGGCCATCATTGGCATAGATCGTTCGCCCCAGAATATCCCCTTCCTTAAGCCTGTTTATGCTTAACTGACGCATTGAACGCTCTTCCTTTCAAACTTATCTTATAAAAAAATATATAAAAGCAGTATAAAATTAAAGTCGCCATGTGAACTGGCGACAAAGGTGTTTAAAGCTTAAGGCTTCGGTAGCTTGGCGATCATCAGGAGTATATCCAGGAAGACCCATAGCTTTGCGTCCCTGGCTTTCGCCAGGTTTGCTATTGTCGAATCACTAAATTATAGGCTATGCAATTTTAGGTATCCAAGGCATAAGGATTTATCATCCATTCTATTATAAGGGCTAAGTTTTAGCTTCACAACATCTTCTCCCCCAACAGTTGGAGAATTTTTGAGAGGGTAGAGTAGAGCGTTGCCTATGAATCACAGGATATTTGTGTTAGAATAATCAGAATAGTTTATTTTTTAGATATTGAGGTGAAAAGAATGATTCGGGAAGTCTATCCCCAGATTTACTTGAATGAAATACCCTTGCCGAAAAACCCACTGAAGGCATTAAATAGCTATATCATCCCCTCTGAAGGCCGTTCCTTGATTGTGGATACAGGGTTTAACAGGGAAGAGTGCAGGAATGCCCTGATGGAAGGAATTACAGCGTCAGACATTAACCTGAAACGGACAGATTTGGTGCTGACCCATATGCATGTGGACCATTCCGGGTTGGCTGACTATCTGTGGAAACAAGGGTGTAAGGTCTATATCGGAAAGAAAGACGGTATCCTGCTGAATAATTTCAGAACCTCTCCTGAACAGGTGCTGGGGCATCTGAGTGAGGGTCTTAATTTGAACCAGGGAATCGGCATGAAAGAGATTGAGGCCTTCGACATAGCCCCCAAGGAACCCTTTGCATACACCCCATTGCAAGAAGGAGACTGTTTAGAAGTGGGTCCCTATCAGTTTGAAGTGATCGATATTCCAGGCCATAGCCCCGGACATATCGGTTTATACGAAAGAAAGCATAAGCTGTTTTTGGGCGGGGATCATATCCTTAATGAAATTACCCCGAATATTACTTTCTGGCATTACAAAATCGATAGCCTGGGGAATTTCATGGAGAGCCTGAACAAAATTCGCCGGTTTGACATTGACTGGGTGTTTCCGTCTCATCGCAGCCTTATTCAAGACCATCGGCAACGGATTGATGAATTGATCGTTCATCACCAGGAACGACTTGAGGAAATCACCGGAATTCTGCGTGATGGCCAAAAATCAGTCATAGAGACAGCAGCAAGAATGCATTGGGATTTGAGCTATAAGAGCTGGAATGATTTTCCCCTTACTCAGAAGTGGTTTGCCTCAGGTGAGGCCATGGCTCATCTGGAGCATCTGGTGTACAAAGGAGAGGCCCAGCGAGTGAATTCCGAGGGAAAGCATTATTATGAATTGGTTAATCCATGACTTCTGGCAGTGATAAAGTCAGCCCGCCGGGTCCCCAAAGGAAGCGGCGGGCTGCTTGTTGTGCCTGGGCTATGTAATTGGGCAAAGAACGGCTACTCTTCAATCAGAACCTTAATGACATCTTTTCTGGTGATGATTCCGACCATTTTGCCGTTTTCCATGATGGGTAACCGTTTCACATTGTGATTAATCATGAGAGAGGCAGCTTCCTCAATAGCAGCGTCTTTTTCGAGAGTTATAACCTCATGAGTCATTATTTCCGAGGCTTTGAGGGCAACCAATTTCTTTAGATCAGATTCATATTGTTTGACACCTCGGTAATAGATCAGAGCACCCAGGAATCCTACCGCGTCAGGAACCCGAGGATGGGTCTCCTTATGCAGCAGATCGCCTTCGCTGACAATACCGATTAAATTGCCGAAAAGGTCGATGACCGGGACTCCGGAAATATGATGGTCACATAGCAGCTTAGCGATTTCCTTAATTTCCGTATTCGGCGAAATTGTAATAACATTGGTTTGCATAATATCCTGGACCTTCATTGCCAATACCCCCTTGTGATTACCTTGGAACATATTTTGTCTGAATTTAATCCTAGTATACCATGATTTTGACAAGAAGAAATGAGGCAATTTGGAAAAAAAGGAAATGACCTTCCTTGATGTTCAGTATTTTTCAGAGAAGTTGAAAGATTACCGCAAAAGAATAAAAGTGCAAAAAGGTAAAGTTGTCTGTTAGGTCGTATAATAGAATAGAAGATGACCTAAACGAGGATGGAAAGATTTTTGCAGGAGGGAGAATGACATGAGTAGCCATTTAGCTAGCACTACAGAAACTCAGGTCATCAAAATTATAGGAACCGATAAAGAAGTGGTCAACGAGCTGGTTGCCATCGAAAAGGCCCTCACAGTCTTTATTAATGGCAAAGAATTTGCGACCATGGTTTGTACGCCTACTCAGGAGAGAGAATTGGTCATAGGCTTTCTCTGTTCGGAAGGGATCATCGAAGATCCTGATCAGATAAAGAAGATTACCTTGGATAAAAGGGAAGGGCTCGTGTGGGTGGAAACGACAGTGGAGCAAACCCTTAGTGAAGACCTTTTTCTGAAACGTTATCTCACTTCTTGCTGCGGTAAAGGGAAAAGTGCCTTTTATTTTGCTAATGACGCCCGATTGGCTCAGAAAGTAGAGAGCCGGCACACCATTACCGCCCAGGAAGTCAGCCACTATATCAATTTGTTGGAAGACAATTCAGAACTGTTTCATCTTACCGGAGGAGTTCATGGAGGGGCTTTAGCTTCCCAAGGTTCGTTGGATTATTGTGCTGTGGATATCGGCAGACACAATGTCTTGGATAAATTGTATGGACATGCTTTTCTCAATGGAACGGATATTTCCCAAAAAGTAATTGTCTTTAGTGGCCGGATTTCTTCGGAGATCTTGATCAAGGCAGCCAAGATGGGCTGCCCTATCCTCATAGGGGTATCAGCCCCTACCGATCTGGCTCTTAAGCTTGCGGAGGAACTGGGAGTCACTGTGCTCGGATTTGTCCGGGAAAACCGCATGAATGTTTACACTCACTCTGAGCGGATTATAGGCTGTTCATAACTTTTGGTAGATGTTTAGAAGGCTCTAAAAGCGTCGTAATGCTTTTAGAGCCTTAATATTTCTATAAAATACTGAGAACTAAAAATGAAATTCTTCCGGCGGGATGGCTATGACGATAAGCTTCAGTGGCATATCGGGTTTTTTATTATCCCAGTGCATAATTGAGGCATCAAAATATAAAGAATCTCCAGCCTTTAGCTGATAGTCCTCTTTACTTATGTTGAGCGAAGTTTCGCCTTCCAGAACATAGG
Proteins encoded in this region:
- a CDS encoding HD-GYP domain-containing protein, which produces MRQLSINRLKEGDILGRTIYANDGRVLLGKGMALTKSYIDRLKTLGINILYIDDEVSKDIIVEDIISEEHRREAMASLDNAVQAVKVGKDFDGFNVKKNIDNIIQDILFQKDIFIGLTDMRTYDNQIFAHSVNVCVLSIVLGKALGLDRENLEGLAIGALFHDIGTVKLPKKLLSKREPFTPKEAALYQTHTNHGFDILRTKRELNLLSAHIAFQHHERLNGNGYPRKLEGDAIHQWAQIVGIANFYDNLVNDGPGHTHIPPYEACEILMGSAEKFFPKNLVITFLKHIAAYPTGCTVKLSTGETGIVVDQNKSLPMRPIIRVLVADQTLSRVQAKEYNLVEERTLFIESILE
- a CDS encoding MBL fold metallo-hydrolase, with product MIREVYPQIYLNEIPLPKNPLKALNSYIIPSEGRSLIVDTGFNREECRNALMEGITASDINLKRTDLVLTHMHVDHSGLADYLWKQGCKVYIGKKDGILLNNFRTSPEQVLGHLSEGLNLNQGIGMKEIEAFDIAPKEPFAYTPLQEGDCLEVGPYQFEVIDIPGHSPGHIGLYERKHKLFLGGDHILNEITPNITFWHYKIDSLGNFMESLNKIRRFDIDWVFPSHRSLIQDHRQRIDELIVHHQERLEEITGILRDGQKSVIETAARMHWDLSYKSWNDFPLTQKWFASGEAMAHLEHLVYKGEAQRVNSEGKHYYELVNP
- a CDS encoding CBS domain-containing protein, translated to MKVQDIMQTNVITISPNTEIKEIAKLLCDHHISGVPVIDLFGNLIGIVSEGDLLHKETHPRVPDAVGFLGALIYYRGVKQYESDLKKLVALKASEIMTHEVITLEKDAAIEEAASLMINHNVKRLPIMENGKMVGIITRKDVIKVLIEE
- the fdhD gene encoding formate dehydrogenase accessory sulfurtransferase FdhD produces the protein MSSHLASTTETQVIKIIGTDKEVVNELVAIEKALTVFINGKEFATMVCTPTQERELVIGFLCSEGIIEDPDQIKKITLDKREGLVWVETTVEQTLSEDLFLKRYLTSCCGKGKSAFYFANDARLAQKVESRHTITAQEVSHYINLLEDNSELFHLTGGVHGGALASQGSLDYCAVDIGRHNVLDKLYGHAFLNGTDISQKVIVFSGRISSEILIKAAKMGCPILIGVSAPTDLALKLAEELGVTVLGFVRENRMNVYTHSERIIGCS